The sequence GCATCGAGGCAGCCGATGATCCGGGCATATTCATCCATCTCGTCAGCAAGGCGAACCTCCTTACCGCGGCCGAGGCGCTCGGCCCGTTCGACCCGGCGGCAAAACCACTGTGGGGTATTCCCTTCGCCGTCAAGGACAACATCGACGTCGCAGGCATGCCGACGACGGCGGCCTGCGCCGAATACACCTACTGGCCCGACGAGGACGCCACCGTGGTGGCGCGGCTGAAGGCCGCCGGGGCGCTGGTGGTCGGCAAGACCAATCTCGACCAGTTCGCCACCGGCCTTGTCGGCGTGCGCACGCCCTATCCGATCCCGCGCAACGCCATCGACGCGGAGCTGGTGCCGGGCGGCTCCTCCTCGGGGTCGGCGGTGGCCACGGCGCGTGGCATCGTTTCCTTCGCGCTCGGCACCGACACCGCCGGCTCCGGCCGCATTCCCGCCGGCCTCAACAACATCGTCGGGCTGAAGCCAACCGTCGGTGCATTGTCGACGGGCGGCGTCGTGCCGGCCTGCCGCACGCTCGACTGCGTGTCGGTGTTCGCGCTGACCGTCGACGACGCCTATGCAGTGTTCTCCGTCGCAGCAGCGCGCGATGCGGCCGATCCCTATTCGCGCGACATCGCCGTCCAGCCGCTCGCCGCGCGCCCGCCGGTGCTGAGCGTCGGTATCCCGGCAAAAGCCGACCTGAAGTTCTTCGGCGATGTGGCGATGCAGGCCGGCTTCGAGGCCTCGCTCGCTATGCTGTCGCGGCTCGGCTGCCGGCTGGTCGAAATCCCGTTCGGCGATTTCTACGCCACCGCCAACCTGCTCTATGAGGGCGCCTGGGTGGCCGAACGCTATGCCGCGATCCGCGATTTCATGGAAGCCAACGAAGCCGCCATGCATCCGGTGACGCGCAAGATCATCGGCGGCGCTAGGAAGCTGTCAGCGGCGGACGCCTTCCGCGGCCTCTATGCCTTGCAGGCCTACCGGGCCAAGCTCGCCGCGGTCATCGCCTCGGTTGACCTGTTCTGCGTGCCGACCGCGCCGACGCATTACACCGCCGCCGCCGTGCTCGCCGATCCGGTCGAGACCAACAGCCGGCTCGGCACCTACACCAATTTCGTCAACCTGCTCGACATGTGCGGCATCGCCGTTCCCACAGGCAAGCGCGACGACGGGCTGCCGATGAGCGTGACCTTGCTGGCACCGGCCGGCCGCGACGTGCTGACGGCGATGCTTGCCCGCGACTTACATGTGCAGAGCGGCCTTTCGCTCGGCGCCACGGGCTGGCCGCAGCCCAACCTGCAGCCGGTGGCCGCGCCGCCCTGCGACGGCATGATCGATCTGGTGGTGGTCGGCGCGCATTTGTCGGGCATGCCGCTCAACGGCCAGCTCAACCAGCTCGGAGCGCAATTCCTGCGTGCTACAAAGACGGCCGCCGCCTATAGACTCTATGCTCTGGCTGGCCAGTCCGTGCCCAAGCCTGGCTTGATCCGCGTTGCCGATGGCGGCACGCGGATCGACGTCGAGATCTGGCGGCTCGAGCCGGAGGCCTTCGGACGTTTCGTTGCCGCTATTCCCGCACCGCTCGGCATCGGCACGGTCGAACTCGACGACGGCACCCCGGCCAAAGGCTTTCTAGTCGAAACCGCTGGCTTGGACGGTGCCTCTGATATCTCCTCATTAGGCGGCTGGCGCCGCTTTGTCGCACGTAATAGGGACATGGCCGACCAAATTGATCAGCAGCGCAATTCTCCCGACACCGGTGGGCACGTTGCGCTATGACCAGCAGGGTGTGCGTGAGAGCGCCGTGTTTGAATATGATTCAGGCTGGCTGCGCAGGCAACTCATTCGCCGGATTTTGCAGTAAACATCCATACTGGAAATCAGAGGCGACCATTTCCGCGGCGAATGTGCCGAAAATCTGAAGAACAAAGTTCAGAGGTCGCCATGTTGGAAGAGTTCGCCACGGACGTTTCCGGCGGCTCCATCGTGGATTGCGCTCATTGGCTGCCCGAGGAGCGTCCGGTCGAGACGGCGGATACGGTGCTGAAGTTTTTG comes from Mesorhizobium japonicum MAFF 303099 and encodes:
- the atzF gene encoding allophanate hydrolase, producing the protein MSDVHFDIASLHAAYRDGVGVGDVIATIYARIEAADDPGIFIHLVSKANLLTAAEALGPFDPAAKPLWGIPFAVKDNIDVAGMPTTAACAEYTYWPDEDATVVARLKAAGALVVGKTNLDQFATGLVGVRTPYPIPRNAIDAELVPGGSSSGSAVATARGIVSFALGTDTAGSGRIPAGLNNIVGLKPTVGALSTGGVVPACRTLDCVSVFALTVDDAYAVFSVAAARDAADPYSRDIAVQPLAARPPVLSVGIPAKADLKFFGDVAMQAGFEASLAMLSRLGCRLVEIPFGDFYATANLLYEGAWVAERYAAIRDFMEANEAAMHPVTRKIIGGARKLSAADAFRGLYALQAYRAKLAAVIASVDLFCVPTAPTHYTAAAVLADPVETNSRLGTYTNFVNLLDMCGIAVPTGKRDDGLPMSVTLLAPAGRDVLTAMLARDLHVQSGLSLGATGWPQPNLQPVAAPPCDGMIDLVVVGAHLSGMPLNGQLNQLGAQFLRATKTAAAYRLYALAGQSVPKPGLIRVADGGTRIDVEIWRLEPEAFGRFVAAIPAPLGIGTVELDDGTPAKGFLVETAGLDGASDISSLGGWRRFVARNRDMADQIDQQRNSPDTGGHVAL